A window of the Choloepus didactylus isolate mChoDid1 chromosome 11, mChoDid1.pri, whole genome shotgun sequence genome harbors these coding sequences:
- the IRX1 gene encoding iroquois-class homeodomain protein IRX-1 isoform X2 produces the protein MSFPQLGYPQYLSAAGPGAYGGERPGVLAAAAAAAAAASSGRPGAAELGAGAGAAAVTSVLGMYAAAGPYAGAPNYSAFLPYAADLSLFSQMGSQYELKDNPGVHPATFAAHTTPAYYPYGQFQYGDPGRPKNATRESTSTLKAWLNEHRKNPYPTKGEKIMLAIITKMTLTQVSTWFANARRRLKKENKVTWGARSKDQEDGALFGSDTEGDPEKAEDDEEIDLESIDIDKIDEHDGDQSNEDDEDKADAPRAPAVPAALARDLGSPLAAADALKPRDSPIGLAKEAPEPGSTRLLSPGAAAGGLQGAPHSKPKIWSLAETATSPDGAPKASPPPPAGHPGAPGPPAGAPLQHPAFLPSHGLYTCHIGKFSNWTNGAFLAQGSLLNMRSFLGVGAPHTTPHGPHLPAPPPQPPVAVAPGMLHGDKASARSSPVLPERDLAPRPDSPAQQLKSPFQPVRDKCECSYLFGCQHLGAVSRGE, from the exons ATGTCCTTCCCGCAGCTGGGTTACCCGCAGTACCTGAGCGCGGCAGGGCCCGGCGCCTACGGGGGCGAGCGCCCGGGAGTGCTGGCCGCGGCTGCTGCGGCGGCCGCCGCCGCCTCGTCGGGCCGCCCGGGGGCCGCGGAGCTGGGCGCCGGCGCCGGCGCAGCCGCCGTGACCTCGGTGCTGGGCATGTACGCGGCGGCCGGCCCCTACGCGGGCGCGCCCAACTACAGCGCCTTCCTGCCCTACGCCGCCGACCTCAGCCTCTTCTCGCAGATG GGCTCGCAGTATGAACTCAAAGACAACCCCGGGGTGCATCCGGCCACCTTCGCGGCGCACACGACGCCGGCCTATTATCCTTACGGCCAGTTCCAGTACGGGGACCCTGGGAGGCCCAAGAACGCCACGCGCGAGAGCACCAGCACGCTGAAGGCCTGGCTCAACGAGCACCGCAAAAACCCCTACCCCACCAAGGGCGAGAAGATCATGCTGGCCATCATCACCAAGATGACCCTCACGCAGGTGTCCACCTGGTTCGCCAACGCGCGCCGCCGCCTCAAGAAGGAGAACAAGGTGACGTGGGGCGCGCGCAGCAAGGACCAGGAGGACGGCGCCCTCTTCGGCAGCGACACGGAGGGAGACCCTGAGAAGGCCGAGGACGACGAGGAGATCGATCTGGAGAGCATTGACATCGACAAGATCGACGAGCACGACGGCGACCAGAGCAACGAGGACGATGAAGACAAGGCTGACGCGCCGCGGGCGCCGGCCGTCCCCGCTGCCCTCGCCCGGGACTTGGGCTCGCCGCTGGCTGCAGCCGACGCGCTCAAGCCCCGAGACTCGCCCATAGGCCTGGCCAAGGAGGCCCCGGAGCCGGGCAGCACGCGTCTGCTGAGCCCGGGTGCCGCGGCAGGCGGCCTGCAGGGCGCGCCGCACAGCAAGCCCAAGATCTGGTCGCTGGCGGAGACGGCCACTAGCCCCGACGGCGCGCCCAAGGcctcgccgccgccgcccgcaGGCCACCCCGGCGCACCAGGGCCCCCCGCGGGCGCACCGCTGCAGCACCCCGCCTTCCTGCCCAGCCACGGACTGTACACCTGCCACATCGGCAAGTTCTCCAACTGGACCAACGGCGCGTTCCTCGCGCAGGGCTCGCTGCTCAACATGCGCTCGTTTCTGGGCGTTGGCGCCCCCCACACCACGCCCCACGGCCCGCACCTGCCCGCGCCGCCGCCGCAACCACCCGTCGCCGTCGCCCCGGGGATGCTTCACGGCGATAAGGCCTCGGCCCGCAGCAGCCCCGTGCTCCCAG AGAGAGACCTCGCCCCCAGGCCAGACTCTCCCGCACAGCAGTTAAAGTCGCCCTTCCAGCCTGTGCGCGACAA
- the IRX1 gene encoding iroquois-class homeodomain protein IRX-1 isoform X3 has protein sequence MSFPQLGYPQYLSAAGPGAYGGERPGVLAAAAAAAAAASSGRPGAAELGAGAGAAAVTSVLGMYAAAGPYAGAPNYSAFLPYAADLSLFSQMGSQYELKDNPGVHPATFAAHTTPAYYPYGQFQYGDPGRPKNATRESTSTLKAWLNEHRKNPYPTKGEKIMLAIITKMTLTQVSTWFANARRRLKKENKVTWGARSKDQEDGALFGSDTEGDPEKAEDDEEIDLESIDIDKIDEHDGDQSNEDDEDKADAPRAPAVPAALARDLGSPLAAADALKPRDSPIGLAKEAPEPGSTRLLSPGAAAGGLQGAPHSKPKIWSLAETATSPDGAPKASPPPPAGHPGAPGPPAGAPLQHPAFLPSHGLYTCHIGKFSNWTNGAFLAQGSLLNMRSFLGVGAPHTTPHGPHLPAPPPQPPVAVAPGMLHGDKASARSSPVLPERDLAPRPDSPAQQLKSPFQPVRDNSLAPQEGAPRILAALPSA, from the exons ATGTCCTTCCCGCAGCTGGGTTACCCGCAGTACCTGAGCGCGGCAGGGCCCGGCGCCTACGGGGGCGAGCGCCCGGGAGTGCTGGCCGCGGCTGCTGCGGCGGCCGCCGCCGCCTCGTCGGGCCGCCCGGGGGCCGCGGAGCTGGGCGCCGGCGCCGGCGCAGCCGCCGTGACCTCGGTGCTGGGCATGTACGCGGCGGCCGGCCCCTACGCGGGCGCGCCCAACTACAGCGCCTTCCTGCCCTACGCCGCCGACCTCAGCCTCTTCTCGCAGATG GGCTCGCAGTATGAACTCAAAGACAACCCCGGGGTGCATCCGGCCACCTTCGCGGCGCACACGACGCCGGCCTATTATCCTTACGGCCAGTTCCAGTACGGGGACCCTGGGAGGCCCAAGAACGCCACGCGCGAGAGCACCAGCACGCTGAAGGCCTGGCTCAACGAGCACCGCAAAAACCCCTACCCCACCAAGGGCGAGAAGATCATGCTGGCCATCATCACCAAGATGACCCTCACGCAGGTGTCCACCTGGTTCGCCAACGCGCGCCGCCGCCTCAAGAAGGAGAACAAGGTGACGTGGGGCGCGCGCAGCAAGGACCAGGAGGACGGCGCCCTCTTCGGCAGCGACACGGAGGGAGACCCTGAGAAGGCCGAGGACGACGAGGAGATCGATCTGGAGAGCATTGACATCGACAAGATCGACGAGCACGACGGCGACCAGAGCAACGAGGACGATGAAGACAAGGCTGACGCGCCGCGGGCGCCGGCCGTCCCCGCTGCCCTCGCCCGGGACTTGGGCTCGCCGCTGGCTGCAGCCGACGCGCTCAAGCCCCGAGACTCGCCCATAGGCCTGGCCAAGGAGGCCCCGGAGCCGGGCAGCACGCGTCTGCTGAGCCCGGGTGCCGCGGCAGGCGGCCTGCAGGGCGCGCCGCACAGCAAGCCCAAGATCTGGTCGCTGGCGGAGACGGCCACTAGCCCCGACGGCGCGCCCAAGGcctcgccgccgccgcccgcaGGCCACCCCGGCGCACCAGGGCCCCCCGCGGGCGCACCGCTGCAGCACCCCGCCTTCCTGCCCAGCCACGGACTGTACACCTGCCACATCGGCAAGTTCTCCAACTGGACCAACGGCGCGTTCCTCGCGCAGGGCTCGCTGCTCAACATGCGCTCGTTTCTGGGCGTTGGCGCCCCCCACACCACGCCCCACGGCCCGCACCTGCCCGCGCCGCCGCCGCAACCACCCGTCGCCGTCGCCCCGGGGATGCTTCACGGCGATAAGGCCTCGGCCCGCAGCAGCCCCGTGCTCCCAG AGAGAGACCTCGCCCCCAGGCCAGACTCTCCCGCACAGCAGTTAAAGTCGCCCTTCCAGCCTGTGCGCGACAA CTCGCTGGCCCCGCAGGAGGGAGCCCCGCGGATCCTAGCAGCCCTCCCGTCTGCCTGA